From Coregonus clupeaformis isolate EN_2021a chromosome 2, ASM2061545v1, whole genome shotgun sequence:
TTTACTTGATCAGGCTCACGATGCAGATATAGGACAGAATGCAGTGCAAAGGTACACTTTACAAAAAAATGACCATTTCATTTTGACCGTTGATACTAATAGTGTTGAGCTTGTTCTAGAGAAAGAGCTTGATCGTGAACAAAGCAATGAAATCAATGTATTGCTTACAGCTCTAGATGGAGGCACTCCGCAGAAATCAGGTACTGTCCTCATACACGTCACTGTACTGGATGCTAACGATAACGCCCCAGTGTTTAGCCAGGCCGTCTATAAAGCCAGTCTGCCTGAAAACTCTCCTTTAGATACTGTAGTGGTTACAGTGAGTACTACAGATGCAGATGAGGGAGTGAATGGCGAAGTGTCTTATGACTTCGCTCGTGTATCAGAGGAAGATGACAAATTATTTTCTATCGACCGGAAGACTGGAGAAATCAGAGTTATCGGCACAATTGATTTTGAAGAaatgtcatattctgaactgcaTATCAAAGCAAAGGATGGTTTAGGCTTAGCCTCATATGTCAAAGTCATAATAGACATCACTGATGTTAATGACAACACTCCTGTGATTTATCTACAATCTCTGTCTAACCCCATACCTGAGAACGCGTCACCTGGTACAGAGGTGGGCATCATTAACGTCCAAGATAGAGACTCTGAGAATAACCGACAGGTCCGCTGCTCCATTCAACAAAACGTTCCTTTTAAGCTGGTGCCATCCATCAAAAACTACTATTCTCTGGTGACCACGGGTGAACTGGACCGTGAACTAGTGTCTGATTACAACATTACAATCACTGCTACCGACGAGGGCTCTCCACCTCTGTCCTCCTCTAAACGCATTCAGTTAGCTGTAGCTGACGTCAACGACAATCTACCTGTGTTTGAGGAACAGTCCTATCAAGCCCACGTGACTGAAAATAACAAACCCGGTGCCTCCGTGTGTTCCGTTACTGCACTGGACCCAGACTGGAGACAGAACGGAACAGTGATTTATTCTCTCTTACCTGGTGAGGTGAATGGTGTCCCAGTGTCCTCGTTTTTATCCGTTAACGGAGACACGGGGATGATCCACGCTGTGAGGTCATTTGATTATGAGCAGTTCAGGAGCTTTAAAGTCCAGGTGGCGGCCAGAGACAACGGTTCTCCTCCGCTCAGCAGCAATGTCACCGTTAGTGTGTTCATAACGGATGATAATGACAACTCTCCTCAGATACTATACCCCGCCCCGGAGGGGAACTCCTTCATGACTGAGCTGGTCCCCAAAGCTGTGCATGGGGGCTCTCTGGTTTCCAAGGTGATAGCGGTGGATGCTGACTCGGGCCAGAATGCCTGGCTGTCCTATCATATAGTCAAATCCACTGATCCTGGACTTTTCACTATTGGGCTCCACAGTGGAGAGATCAGGACACAGCGGGACATTTCTGAATCTGACAGCATGAAACAGAACCTTATTGTGTCAGTGAAAGATAACggacagccctctctctctgccacctgTACCATGTATTTAGTGATTTCTGATAACTTGGCTGAAGTGCCAGAATTGAAAGATATCTCTTATGATGGGAGCAATTCCAAACTCACCTCTTATCTGATCATCGCGCTGGTGTCCGTCTCCACCTTTTTCCTCACCTTCATTATTGTCATCCTGGCCGTGAGGTTTTGCCGCAGGAGAAAGCCCAGACTGTTGTTTGACGGAGCGGTCGCCATCCCCAGTGCGTATCTCCCTCCCAACTACGCAGAGGTGGATGGCGCAGGAACTCTCCGCAGTACTTACAATTATGACGCATACCTGACGACGGGTTCGCGCACAAGTGACTTCAAGTTCCTCACATCTTACAATGACAACACGCTGCATGCGGACCAGACTCTGACAAAAACTCCAACAGACTTTGCTGAAGAACTTGTTGACTCCGACGCATCCCCCCCAGAGGTAGGCCTTTTTCATAAACAAAAATAGTCTCTTGTTGTGTGTTATATATTTTCAGTTAAGACACTTTGTAAAACAATTAGAGCTAAAATTAGAGGTTcgatgcttaaaaaaaaaaaaaatcctgtatAAAAACTACAACAAAATTACGGCAGTACTTTAATatcacaacttttctataggtaATTTGTTTGTGATCCAGGTTTGATGTAATATGTAATGAAGCCTATTATATGATTACTTCGATCCCCTCAGCTGAAGTGAGAAATACTGAGGCGGTGATGTATAGGTGCTGACATATCATTTTAGTTGTGTTGGGTGCTGTGATTCTGTTCTTTTTGATTCATTGATTGGGTGTAAGATGTTTCACATACAAGGAGCACCATTTTGAGTTCACTGAAAATGGGTTGATATAGGAGATTTGCTCACTTGGAGTAGGCTTTTTGGAAATAGGTTAGAAAATAAAGAATACTGTCTATGGAGACGAGGTGTGAGAGTATCTGATTTGCTGCTGGAGCCTCAGtgttgctgtccatggtgctgaacatGCAGAAAATCCCACTTAAGGCCAGTAGGGTTTACTCCTATTCATCGCTATTTGACGGTCATCACCTTCCTTCTTTCCCATAGGCTACTCTATGTTTTTCTATTTGTTCATTCTGATGAGTGTGTCGGCTAAAATATCAACTTTACATGTAAATTGCTATGTAGGTAGCCTATACCGTTTCTCGCGGATGTGTCGTCCCCTTTTGTAATGTGTTCCTATCAGCTAGCCTAAGCTTAACTCAATGCTGTGAGCATGGTTTTAATGCTATTATTTATGTTTTGGGCTTTTTAATGTTGTTTGCTGTGTTTTTCTATTAGGTTATTTTGCAACAAGGGGTTAAAATTATTTAGGGTTGAAATGATTTAGGCCTATAGTAGTAGGCTGCACATTATTCAATCATGCAGCCTACAAATATAGCTTTCTATGACGATTTTACCTGAAATATAGATATAGAAGGATGTATGTTGACGTGTGATTTCTAAAGAGTACTGATTGTGTCGCTGTTCACCAGCTGTGTTTGGATAGATCAAGTTCTCCACCCACTGCTGTTGTTACAAGGCTCGGATGTTCGGGTGCCATTAAGCTGCGGAAAAGACTGGAGACGGTCAGATTGCTTCAACATGCTGAGGATATTATTTTTATCAAGCTGAATCTTTTTGTGGAATACTATTTGTTTACATTGTATTATCAaggttgtattgtgttttgacGTTTTAATCTCAGGATGGGATACAAAGGATTTTCAGTGACGGGCCTTGTCTGCGGCTTTGCTTTCGTTCTTCTACCGCTGCACTGCGCCTATGGAGACGTGAGCTATTCTTTTCCGGAGGAGATGAAAAGCGGATATGTTATTGGAAATATAGCCAAAGATCTCGGGTTGGAGGCGAGCAAACTGTCCGCTCGTAAGGCCCGTGTTGATACCGACGGGAACCGTAAACGTTATTGTGACATTAATCTGAGTACCGGGGATCTGATTGTTGCGGAGAGAATTGACAGAGAGGGGCTTTGTGGCAAAAAGGCTTCGTGTGTTTTAAAACAGGAACTTGTGTTGGAGAATCCTTTGGAGCTGCAACGTATCGGTCTTCATGTTCAAGATATAAATGATAACTCTCCGCAATTTAAGGACGAGGTGATTAACATTGAAATAAGTGAATCAGCAGATAAAGGCGCTCGTTTTTTACTTGATCAGGCTCACAATGCAGATATAGGACAGAATGCAGTGCAAAGGTACACTTTACAAAAAAATGACCATTTCATTTTGACCATTGATACTAATAGTGTTGAGCTTGTTCTAGAGAAAGTGCTTGATCGTGAACAAAGCAATGAAATCAATGTATTGCTTACAGCTCTAGATGGAGGCACTCCGCAGAAATCAGGTACTGTCCTCATACACGTCACTGTACTGGATGCTAACGATAACGCCCCAGTGTTTAGCCAGGCCGTCTATAAAGCCAGTCTGCCTGAAAACTCTCCTTTAGATACTGTAGTGGTTACAGTGAGTACTACAGATGCAGATGAGGGAGTGAATGGCGAAGTGTCTTATGACTTCGCTCGTGTATCAGAGGAAGATGACAAATTATTTTCTATCGACCGGAAGACTGGAGAAATCAGAGTTATCGGCACAATTGATTTTGAAGAaatgtcatattctgaactgcaTATCAAAGCAAAGGATGGTTTAGGCTTAGCCTCATATGTCAAAGTCATAATAGAAATCACTGATGGTAATGACAACACTCCTGTGATTTATCTACAATCTCTGTCTAACCCCATACCTGAGAACGCGTCACCTGGTACAGAGGTGGGCATCATTAACGTCCAAGATAGAGACTCTGAGAATAACCGACAGGTCCGCTGCTCCATTCAACAAAACGTTCCTTTTAAGCTGGTGCCATCCATCAAAAACTACTATTCTCTGGTGACCACGGGCGAACTGGACCGTGAACTAGTGTCTGATTACAACATTACAATCACTGCTACCGACGAGGCCTCTCCACCTCTGTCCTCCTCTAAACGCATTCAGTTAGCTGTAGCTGACGTCAACGACAATCTACCTGTGTTTGAGGAACAGTCCTATCAAGCCCACGTGACTGAAAATAACAAACCCGGTGCCTCCGTGTGTTCCGTTACTGCACTGGACCCAGACTGGAGACAGAACGGAACAGTGATTTATTCTCTCTTACCTGGTGAGGTGAATGGTGTCCCAGTGTCCTCGTTTTTATCCGTTAACGGAGACACGGGGATGATCCACGCTGTGAGGTCATTTGATTATGAGCAGTTCAGGAGCTTTAAAGTCCAGGTGGCGGCCAGAGACAACGGTTCTCCTCCGCTCAGCAGCAATGTCAACGTTAGTGTGTTCATAACGGATGTTAATGACAACTCTCCTCAGATACTATACCCCGCCCCGGAGGGGAACTCCTTCATGACTGAGCTGGTCCCCAAAGCTGTGCATGGGGGCTCTCTGGTTTCCAAGGTGATAGCGGTGGATGCTGACTCGGGCCAGAATGCCTGGCTGTCCTATCATATAGTCAAATCCACTGATCCTGGACTTTTCACTATTGGGCTCCACAGTGGAGAGATCAGGACACAGCGGGACATTTCTGAATCTGACAGCATGAAACAGAACCTTATTGTGTCAGTGAAAGATAACggacagccctctctctctgccacctgTACCATGTATTTAGTGATTTCTGATAACTTGGCTGAAGTGCCAGAATTGAAAGATATCTCTTATGATGGGAGCAATTCCAAACTCACCTCTTATCTGATCATCGCGCTGGTGTCCGTCTCCACCTTTTTCCTCACCTTCATTATTGTCATCCTGGCCGTGAGGTTTTGCCGCAGGAGAAAGCCCAGACTGTTGTTTGACGGAGCGGTCGCCATCCCCAGTGCGTATCTCCCTCCCAACTACGCAGAGGTGGATGGCGCAGGAACTCTCCGCAGTACTTACAATTATGACGCATACCTGACGACGGGTTCGCGCACAAGTGACTTCAAGTTCCTCACATCTTACAATGACAACACGCTGCATGCGGACCAGACTCTGACAAAAACTCCAACAGACTTTGCTGAAGAACTTGTTGACTCCGACGCATCCCCCCCAGAGGTAGGCCTTTTTCATAAACAAAAATAGTCTCTTGTTGTGTGTTATATATTTTCAGTTAAGACACTTTGTAAAACAATTAGAGCTAAAATTCGAGGTTCGatgcttaaaaaaaataaaaaaaatcctgtaTAAAAACTACAACAAAATTACGGCAGTACTTTAATatcacaacttttctataggtaATTTGTTTGTGATCCAGGTTTGATGTAATATGTAATGAAGCCTATTATATGATTACTTCGATCCCCTCAGCTGAAGTGAGAAATACTGAGGCGGTGATGTATAGGTGCTGACATATCATTTTAGTTGTGTTGGGTGCTGTGATTCTGTTCTTTTTTGATTCATTGATTGGGTGTAAGATGTTTCACATACAAGGAGCACCATTTTGAGTTCACTGAAAATGGGTTGATATAGGAGATTTGCTCACTTGGAGTAGGCTTTTTTGGAAATAGGTTAGAAAATAAAGAATACTGTCTATGGAGACGAGGTGTGAGAGTATCTGATTTGCTGCTGGAGCCTCAGtgttgctgtccatggtgctgaacatGCAGAAAATCCCACTTAAGGCCAGTAGGGTTTACTCCTATTCATCGCTATTTGACGGTCATCACCTTCCTTCTTTCCCATAGGCTACTCTATGTTTTTCTATTTGTTCATTCTGATGAGTGTGTCGGCTAAAATATCAACTTTACATGTAAATTGCTATGTAGGTAGCCTATACCGTTTCTCGCGGATGTGTCGTCCCCTTTTGTAATGTGTTCCTATCAGCTAGCCTAAGCTTAACTCAATGCTGTGAGCATGGTTTTAATGCTATTATTTATGTTTTGGGCTTTTTAATGTTGTTTGCTGTGTTTTTCTATTAGGTTATTTTGCAACAAGGGGTTAAAATTATTTAGGGTTGAAATGATTTAGGCCTATAGTAGTAGGCTGCACATTATTCAATCATGCAGCCTACAAATATAGCTTTCTATGACGATTTTACCTGAAATATAGATATAGAAGGATGTATGTTGACGTGTGATTTCTAAAGAGTACTGATTGTGTCGCTGTTCACCAGCTGTGTTTGGATAGATCAAGTTCTCCACCCACTGCTGTTGTTACAAGGCTCGGATGTTCGGGTGCCATTA
This genomic window contains:
- the LOC121586026 gene encoding protocadherin gamma-A11-like codes for the protein MGYKGFSVTGLVCGFAFVLLPLHSAYGDVSYSFPEEMKSGYVIGNIAKDLGLEASRLSARKARVDTDGNRKRYCDINLSTGDLIVAERIDREGLCGKKASCVLKQELVLENPLELQRIGLHVQDINDNSPQFKDEVINIEISESAVKGARFLLDQAHDADIGQNAVQRYTLQKNDHFILTVDTNSVELVLEKELDREQSNEINVLLTALDGGTPQKSGTVLIHVTVLDANDNAPVFSQAVYKASLPENSPLDTVVVTVSTTDADEGVNGEVSYDFARVSEEDDKLFSIDRKTGEIRVIGTIDFEEMSYSELHIKAKDGLGLASYVKVIIDITDVNDNTPVIYLQSLSNPIPENASPGTEVGIINVQDRDSENNRQVRCSIQQNVPFKLVPSIKNYYSLVTTGELDRELVSDYNITITATDEGSPPLSSSKRIQLAVADVNDNLPVFEEQSYQAHVTENNKPGASVCSVTALDPDWRQNGTVIYSLLPGEVNGVPVSSFLSVNGDTGMIHAVRSFDYEQFRSFKVQVAARDNGSPPLSSNVTVSVFITDDNDNSPQILYPAPEGNSFMTELVPKAVHGGSLVSKVIAVDADSGQNAWLSYHIVKSTDPGLFTIGLHSGEIRTQRDISESDSMKQNLIVSVKDNGQPSLSATCTMYLVISDNLAEVPELKDISYDGSNSKLTSYLIIALVSVSTFFLTFIIVILAVRFCRRRKPRLLFDGAVAIPSAYLPPNYAEVDGAGTLRSTYNYDAYLTTGSRTSDFKFLTSYNDNTLHADQTLTKTPTDFAEELVDSDASPPELK
- the LOC123492660 gene encoding protocadherin gamma-A11-like, with amino-acid sequence MGYKGFSVTGLVCGFAFVLLPLHCAYGDVSYSFPEEMKSGYVIGNIAKDLGLEASKLSARKARVDTDGNRKRYCDINLSTGDLIVAERIDREGLCGKKASCVLKQELVLENPLELQRIGLHVQDINDNSPQFKDEVINIEISESADKGARFLLDQAHNADIGQNAVQRYTLQKNDHFILTIDTNSVELVLEKVLDREQSNEINVLLTALDGGTPQKSGTVLIHVTVLDANDNAPVFSQAVYKASLPENSPLDTVVVTVSTTDADEGVNGEVSYDFARVSEEDDKLFSIDRKTGEIRVIGTIDFEEMSYSELHIKAKDGLGLASYVKVIIEITDGNDNTPVIYLQSLSNPIPENASPGTEVGIINVQDRDSENNRQVRCSIQQNVPFKLVPSIKNYYSLVTTGELDRELVSDYNITITATDEASPPLSSSKRIQLAVADVNDNLPVFEEQSYQAHVTENNKPGASVCSVTALDPDWRQNGTVIYSLLPGEVNGVPVSSFLSVNGDTGMIHAVRSFDYEQFRSFKVQVAARDNGSPPLSSNVNVSVFITDVNDNSPQILYPAPEGNSFMTELVPKAVHGGSLVSKVIAVDADSGQNAWLSYHIVKSTDPGLFTIGLHSGEIRTQRDISESDSMKQNLIVSVKDNGQPSLSATCTMYLVISDNLAEVPELKDISYDGSNSKLTSYLIIALVSVSTFFLTFIIVILAVRFCRRRKPRLLFDGAVAIPSAYLPPNYAEVDGAGTLRSTYNYDAYLTTGSRTSDFKFLTSYNDNTLHADQTLTKTPTDFAEELVDSDASPPELK